The nucleotide window CGGCTGGGGGTGGGGCGGGCCCTGGTGGGAGTGGTGGTCGGGGAGCTGTACGCGGCCACCGCCGGCATCGGGTTCCTTATCACGGTGGCCGGGGCCTCCTTCCAGACGGACAAGGTCTTCGTCGGGATCCTGATCATCGCCGCCGCCGGCATGGTCTCGATGGAGGTTCTGAGCCGGCTCGAGCGGCGCTTCGAGAAGTGGCGCCCCCGGGTGGGCGCTGCCCCCTGAGTTCCGGAGCGCGGTGTGGCCATCCCCAGGCTCGAGGCGCGCGACGTCCGGCTGGAGTACTACCAGCCCCGCACCGGGCGGCGGCTCACCGCCCTGGACGGGATCTCGCTGGAGGTGATGGCGGGGGAGTTCGTCAGCCTCATCGGGCCGAGCGGGTGCGGGAAAACGACCTTCCTGAACATCGTGGACGGGCTCCTCAGGCCGACGGGGGGCGAGGTCCTGTTGGACGGCCAGCCGGTGACCGGGCCCGGGCCGGACCGGGCCGTGGTCTTCCAGGATCCGTGCCTGCTGCCCTGGCGGACGGTGGCCCGCAATGCGACCTACGGCCTGGAACTCCAGCGGCGCCTCACCCCGGAGACCGCCGAGCGGGCCCGGGCCTTCGTGGAGCTGGTGGGCCTCCGGGGCTTCGAGGAGTACTACCCGCACGAGCTCTCGGGCGGGATGCAGCAGCGGGTCAACCTTGCCCGGGCGCTGACCATCGACCCGCTGATCCTCCTGATGGACGAGCCCTTCGCTGCCCTGGACGCCCAGACCCGTGAGGTGATGCAGCAGGAGCTGCTCACGGTCTGGCAGCAGGCGCGCAAGACGGTCCTCTTCATCACCCACCACATCAACGAGGCGATCTATCTCTCGGACCGGGTCGTGATCTTCTCCTCGCGGCCCAGTCGGGTGAAGGCGGTGCTCCGGGTGGACCTGCCGCGGCCGCGGCCGCTGGCACTGAAGCGGCAGCCGCGGTTCCTGGAGCTGGAGGACGCCGCCTGGAAGGTCATCGAGGAGGAGGTCCGGACGAGCATGCGGGCG belongs to Candidatus Methylomirabilis sp. and includes:
- a CDS encoding ABC transporter ATP-binding protein translates to MAIPRLEARDVRLEYYQPRTGRRLTALDGISLEVMAGEFVSLIGPSGCGKTTFLNIVDGLLRPTGGEVLLDGQPVTGPGPDRAVVFQDPCLLPWRTVARNATYGLELQRRLTPETAERARAFVELVGLRGFEEYYPHELSGGMQQRVNLARALTIDPLILLMDEPFAALDAQTREVMQQELLTVWQQARKTVLFITHHINEAIYLSDRVVIFSSRPSRVKAVLRVDLPRPRPLALKRQPRFLELEDAAWKVIEEEVRTSMRADRVARPHD